The region CTGCGTTTTCAAGTAGTGGAGAGGAAAGCCTGCGGACCATGACCATGTAGCCTACAGATGGCCCGGTTCCGTCACTTTTCAAGATGCGACGTTTAGCAAGTAAACCCAGATTTCCTTCCCTTAGTTTAACTATCCCTCCCCAACCGGCCTTGTTTTCAGAAATTTGAGGCATAACCTCTGAGCTACGCTGAGCGATAAGCCTTTCCAGCTTGGGATCTTCGTCACCTTGAACACTATAAGCTCTCGAAAAAATAATTTTTTTATCATTATCCAGGATAACTACAGCAGCTAGTTTCTGATCGCTAAAGGTTTCAACCAACAAATTTGATTGAATATATTCAGAATTTACATTCTGGACGAACTCATAGGTATCATCCCACGAAGTCCAATCGACCAGCAGGGAACTTAAGTCGAGCAACTCGCTCCGAATAGATTTTTTTGCTGAATCAATGCTGGAATAAACCTTTTCGTTTTCCAGCTCCTGAAATCCGGTTTCCACTATCCGGTTGGAAATAAAAAACTGGCCAACAGCAAAAAGGACAGCCATGGCAGCGATGCTGATTATTGCGATATGACGAAGCTTCAACTTCCCTCCCGAATTATAACCCTTTACCATCAAAACAGCTTGCGGTTCTTGTCCTTATTTTCTAGCAACAGGACACTCCTCACTGTTTGCTTTCATTATTTCAAGAACTTCTTGAATATTATCCATAAAAACAGAGACAAGTTCAGGATCAAAATGACTTCCGGATTCACTTTGAATCAACGCTATGGCCTTTTCAACCGGCCACGGTTCCTTATATGGTCTTCTGCTGGTCAAAGCATCGAAAACATCCGCAATAGCCACTATTCTACTTTCAATGGGTATGTCTTTCCCCTTAAGACCGTGAGGATATCCTGATCCGTCCCATTTTTCATGATGACTCAGAGCAACAGAACGCGCCATTTTTAATAACGCATTGTCATGCCTGCCAATAATTTCCGCTCCGATTTCTGAATGAGTTTCCATTATTTTACGCTCTTGAGGAGTCAATTTACCGGGCTTAAGCAAAATTTCATCAGAAATTCCGATCTTACCTACATCATGCATAGGGGTAGCGTTAAGAAGAAGCGAAACCTCCGCGTCTCCCATTCCTATCGCTCTAGCAATAACACATGAATAATAACTCATGCGGATAACATGCATGCCGGTTTCATTATCTTTATATTCCGCGGCGCGACCCAATCTACGAATTATTTCAAGCTGGGTGCGGGCTAATTCCGCTGTTCGATGAGATACCGCAGTTTCAAGCTCTCTTTTATTATCATATAATTGCAGGTGGGTTTTCACTCTGGCCAGGACAATGGACGGGCTGACAGGCTTGGCAATATAATCTACAGCACCTAATTCAAAACCCTTGGCTTCATCCTCTGTTTCATCTTTGGCTGTAACAAAAATGATCGGGATATTTTTCGTTCGCGGGTCCCCTTTAAGACGGCGGCATACTTCATAACCATCCATGCCCGGCATCATAATATCAAGCAATATCAAGTCAGGAATAGAATCAAAGGCTATCTGCAACGCCTTAACACCGTTCTTAGCCGCTTTAACTCTATATTCACCTGATAATATTTTAGAAAAAACCGCGATATTATCAGGGAAATCGTCAACAACCAAAACAGTCTGCTTCGAATAATTAATACTCATCTATGCTCCGTATTGAATAGCCGAACATCAGTAATCAAAAAGTTGCCCAATAAAGATAAACTTAAATTTAATCTAAACGTTACACCCTTGTCTAACCATATGTTGAACTATATGACCATTATTTAATTCATCTCCCTGAAATCCAACTATCTTCAACCTAAATTCAATTATTACGCTTGACTTGCCGGAAGAGTGAATTACTTTGATATAGTGGCGGACAGAAACTGATCGCCCGATCACTCAAGGAGTAATTGTAAGATGAGCGTGAAATATAAAGACTACTACAAACTTTTAGGCGTTTCCAGATCCGCAAGTAAGGATGAGATTGCCAAGGGCTTTAAAAAGCTTGCCCGGCAGTATCACCCGGACTTGAATCCGGATAATCCGGATGCGGAAAAAAAGTTTAAAGAAATCAACGAAGCATACGAAGTGCTAAAAGACCCTGAGAAGCGGAAAATGTACGACCAGTTCGGTGCGGACTGGGAGCACGGTCAGAATTTCCGTCCGCCTCCAGGCTATGAAAACATGAACTTCGGCGGCGGCGGTGGCGGATTCGGAGGATTCGGCGGCGCAGGTGGCGGTGATTTCAGCGACTTTTTTGAAACCATTTTCGGTGGTGGCGGTGCCAGCTTCGGCGGCGGTGGCGGATTCGGAGGAGCTCAGGGATTCGGCGGTGGCGGTTTTCACCAACAGCGTCCGCGCAAAGGCGAAAGTTCAGAGACCACCCTGTTGCTGACTCTTGAAGAAGCATACAAGGGCGGTCCAAAGTCCGTAACAGTTCAGGAAAAGGCAACCGGACCGGGCGGACACCCGATGGTTCAATCCAAGACACTGGATGTTAAAATTCCGGCCGGGATTAAGGAAGGCCAGAAAATCCGCCTTTCAGGACAAGGCTCGCCGGGACCGCATGACGGACCACGCGGTGATCTTTACCTGAAAATTAAAATTGCGAACCATCCGCACTTCAAGCTTGAAGAGAACAACGTCATACTTGATCTTCACCTCACACCCTGGGAAGCAGCCCTCGGCGCGAAAGTGAAACTGCCGACTCTCGACGGAACGGTTGAAATGAATATTCCAGCCGGCCTTGGAAGCGGCAAGAAATTGCGCATTAAAGGGCGTGGCCTCGGTACCGGAGCCAAGAAAGGCGACCAGTTTGTTCGCATAATGGTTCAGGTCCCTAAAGCCGAGACTGATGAAATGAAGAAACTCTGGGAAGAAATGGCTGAAAAGTCCGACTTCTCACCCCGTTCATTTTAAAGGAGGAAGCGATGGACATCAGCAAGAAAAATGAAGCGCAGCCTCCGAGCAGTTCCAAACGGCTGGTCATCACACAGGTAGTGGAAATGACCGGGCTGGATGAATCAATAGTTCTGGAACTGGTCAGCATGGAATGGGTGCGGCCCGGTACGACCGGCGACGGTCACTATCTCTTTGAAACCCGCGATCTTTATCGCATGACCAAACTTTCAAGACTCTGTAAAGACCTTGAAATTACCCCCACAGGCGGGTCCATCATTGTCGATCTGCTGGACAGGGTGGAAAAGCTTGAATTGCAGATCGAAGAGATGAAAAAATTAATTTAAGAAAAAAGCAATGACTTGCGATCTTTCTACAGGATTCAGACTCCTGCCAAAAACGCAGTACAGACTCAGGGGGAGAATAAGCCCTCCCCTCTGAGAACAGTAGAAGTGCGTCCGGATTTCAGGCAATCCCTGAAAATGAGTTGTGAATCTTGAATGCGAGTCAACTAAGATAAAGCAAAAGGAGACTTTTTATGGATCCGAACAAATTCACACAAAAAACCAACGACGCAATTGCTGCGGCACAATCTCTGGCTGTAAAACACGGCCAGCAGCAGATAGAAGTGGAACACCTTCTCCTCGCTCTTATTGAGCAGGAAAAAGGAATTGTTTCCAAAATTCTTCAAAAATCATCTATTGATCCCGCGGATTACAAAGCAGCCGTAGAGGATGAGATCAAGAAGCTTCCCCGCGTCAGCGGTCCCGGCGCACAGCCCGGACAGGTCTATGTAACGCAGCGGCTGAACAGAATTATTGTCGCCTCCGAAGATATAGCACAGCGCATGCAGGACGAATTCATAAGCGTTGAGCATCTCTTTCTTGCCATTATGGATGAGCACGGCTCTACCGGGGCAGGCAAAGTCAATAAATCTTTCGGACTTACCAAAGATAAAGTTCTGGAAGCCATGACCTCTATCAGAGGTAACCAGCGCGTGACAACGGATAACCCGGAAGCCACTTATGATGCGCTCAAAAAGTACGGCCGCGATCTGGTGGAAGAAGCCCGCAAAGGCAAACTGGACCCGGTAATCGGACGTGATTCCGAAATTCGGCGTGTAATCCGTATCCTTTCCCGGCGTACCAAGAACAACCCGATCCTGATCGGTGAGGCCGGGGTTGGTAAAACAGCTATTATTGAAGGACTGGCCCAGCGTATTGTCAAACAGGACGTACCTGAAGGCCTTAAGGACAAGACTGTATTCATGCTCGATATGGGCGCCCTCATCGCGGGAGCCAAATATCGCGGAGAATTCGAGGAACGCCTCAAAGCCGTACTCAAGGAAGTTCAGGAATCCGAAGGACAGATTCTCATCTTTATTGATGAAATTCATACCATCGTCGGTGCGGGTAAAACAGACGGAGCAATGGATGCGGGCAATCTGCTCAAACCAATGCTGGCCCGAGGCGAACTGCACTGCATCGGAGCGACTACGACCGATGAGTACCGCAAATACATTGAGAAAGATCCGGCCCTTGAACGCCGCTTCCAGACCATCATGGTCGAAGAACCGACAATCGAGGATACCATCTCGATCCTGCGCGGTTTAAAGGAACGTTTTGAAGTGCATCACGGTGTCCGCATCAGCGACAGCGCGATTGTTGAAGCGGCAGCTCTTTCCGCACGCTACATCACTGACCGCCAGTTGCCCGATAAAGCCATCGACCTCATTGATGAAGCCGCGGCAATGATCAGGACGGAAATTGATTCGCAGCCCTATGAACTGGACAAGGTAAACCGCCAGATCCTACAGGCTGAGATTGAAAGGGAAGCACTGCGTAAAGAAGACGACGCGGCATCTCGTGAGAGACTCTCCAAGCTGGAAGATTCTCTCACTGAGATGAAAATCAAACAGTCCGAACTTATTGAACAATGGGAAAAGGAAAAAGGTTCCATCGATACTGTTCGTGACCTTAAAGCCCAGCTCGAAAAGACCAAAATTGATATCGAGGAAGCGGAACGAAACCTTGATTACAACCGTGCTGCGGAACTGAAATATTCCACTCTGCTGGCTCTTGAAAAACAGCTGGCGGAGGTTGAAAACAATATTGAAGGCGATGAGGATAAAGTCGCAGCAGACAGCAAACGTCTGCTCAAAGAGTTTGTCGGCCCGGATGATATAGCCGGCATCATCGCCCGCTGGACCGGAATTCCGGTCAGCCGTCTGGTTGAAGGTGAACGCGAAAAACTGCTCCGCCTTGAAGATATCCTGCATGACCGTGTTATCGGGCAGGATGATGCTGTCCGGGCGGTCTCCGAAGCAGTGCTGCGTGCCCGCGCAGGATTGAAAGATCCTTCACGGCCCATCGGATCGTTCATTTTCCTCGGTCCCACCGGGGTTGGTAAGACCGAGCTGTGTAAGGCTTTAGCGGAAGCTCTCTTTGACAGCGAAGAAAACATCGTGCGTATGGACATGTCCGAATACATGGAAAAACATGCGGTAGCCAGACTCATCGGAGCCCCTCCGGGCTACATCGGTTATGATGAAGGCGGGCAGCTCACCGAAGCTATCCGCCGGAAACCTTATTCCGTAGTGCTCTTTGACGAGATTGAGAAGGCTCATAGCGATGTATTCAACGTACTCCTGCAAATCCTCGATGATGGCCGAATCACAGATTCTCAGGGCCGCACCGTGGATTGTAAGAATACCATCATCATTATGACCTCAAACCTCGGTTCGCAGCTCCTGCTGGAAGGGATCGAGAGCACCGGTGAATTCAAAAGCGGTGTGCAGGAGGGCGTAATGAATGTTTTACGCGGACATTTCAGGCCGGAATTCCTGAACCGTGTAGATGAAACCGTTCTCTTCAAGCCCTTGCTTGAAAATGACCTTGTCCAAATCGTTGACCTGCAACTGGCAGGACTGCGTGCGCGTCTTGAAGAACAGAAAATGTCCATGGAAGTATCGGACAAAGCCAAGGCATTCATCGCCCACGCTTCCTACGATCCAATCTACGGGGCCAGACCGCTCCGCAGGTACTTGCAGGCTCATGTAGAAACCCCGCTGGCCAAGAAGATCATTGGCGGCGAACTGCGTGAAGATAATGCAATTAGTATCGATGCTGGGGATGACGGATTGGAATTTAAAACAGAGTAATCAAGCATAATGAACAGATAAAAATCCCTCAGCTTAACGGCTGAGGGATTTTTTTTATTATAGGCAAAACAAATAATATAAAGACATTAGTTTATTACAACTTTTTAGTGACATTGAGTTCTTCCATTAAGTTCTCAACCCCTTCATTTTGCGATAGGATCTGACGAAATTCATTTTCTATCTTAGTATGAGAATATTGCGCATAATCTGAATATTTAGAAATATTATACTTATCACAAATTTCACGATAAGCACTCTGTACCATATCACTATATTCAGCAATCTCCCTATTATGCCGTTGTATGAACATTTCCTTTTCCATATCCGTTTTTTGCCCAATTTTAACGTCTAGTTTCGTACATGGCGGCCAATATTCAGCGTACCATTCAGGAAGGCGATATTCTTCCAATGGTAAATCAGTCTGCTTACTGGCGTCCATCTTTTGGGCCATTTCCTTTGCTTCTTTGGAAATGGAGACCTTGTCCCCAGCAGTATTAGTCGATTGAACATTCTCTTTACACGATGAGTTTGCGTTACTTTTAAAAGTAACAGCCTGCGAATAAGTTGCACCCTGTATATACATGAAATCTCCTTCGCTGGGAAAAAATTACCTTTTTGAATAATCATGCAATCATTATTCCGTATATAACTATAGTTGATCAGGATAATAATTTTATGTATTGACAACGAAACCCAAATTAAATAGTAATAGTTATCAACAGTAAAAAAAGGAGATTAATAAATGCAGAATAAAGTACTCGAAGCAATGAAAGAAGCAGGCAAACCTGTCCGTCCCGGTGATGTGGCTAAAGCTATCGGCGAAGAATCAAAAGATGTTTCTAAAGCCATTCAGGCTCTTAAAAAAGACGGAAAAGTACACAGCCCCAAACGCTGTTATTACGAACCTCTTTAAAATATATTTAGCGACCACTAGTCTCTCACACTCCACGCAAAAAGGCGGAATGTTCGTCCCACCCGAACATTCCGCCTTTTGCTGTCTGCTTTGCATAAAAAACCGCAATTTCATAAAAGAAATTGCGGCCTTAATTTTTTGATAACGCTCAATAGCGCTACGCGGCGAAGCTTATTTAAACCCTTTTGCAAAAAGGTTTAAGCCGCCGGAGGCATGCTTTAAATCAGCAGAATACCCACCTGATAAATAATCACTGACAGCGTGTAGCCGAAAGCAAGAGACCCGAACACCGAGAAAGTAGCCCACTTCCAGTTCGTCTCACGGGCTATAACCGCCACCGTAACCATACACGGCACATAAACCATCAAAAAGATGAACACCGACCAGATGACGGGACCGGTCCAAGCTTTATCAGCTGCTATTCTTTCACTTAGCGAGAGAGCCCCATCGGGATCTTCTTCCCCTAATGAATAAGCCGTAGACATGGTGGAAACGAATACTTCCTTGGCTGCAAAAGCTCCGATAAAAGCGATATTTGCCTGCCACGGGAATCCTGCTACATCCGTAACCGGAGAAATAGCTTCACTCAAACGGCCTGCATAGGAATGCTTGAGGGCTGCCTCTCCTTCGTTGTAGCTGATCTGAGAAAGGGATTGCGCAAGCTTGCTTTTTATTTCCTGTTCGCTACCGGACCATGAAGCACTCTGCTCAACTATCTTGGTCCGCTGGGCCTCATAACCGGCAACACGTTCAGCCGGCAGCTGCGGAAAAGTCATCAACGCCCACATAAGGACGGAAATGGCAAGGATTACGGTCCCGGCCTTCTTTATATATTCCCAGACGCGGTCCCATGTATGGATGGCAATCCCGTGCAAAGTGGGAATACGGTAGGGGGGCAACTCCATAACAAACGGGGTGGATTCACCTTTGAGCGCAGTCCAGCGCAGAAGCCGTCCGAAACAAAGAGCCAGCAGCCAGGAAATAAGAACCAGCCCGAACATTACCGTGGTCGCATTATCCGGGTAAAAAGCACGGACCAGCATGAGGTAAGCTGTGGTCTTGGCACCGCAGATCATGAACGGAGCGGTTAAAATAGTGGCAATACGTTCCTTGGGACTACGCAGGGTACGGCAGGTCATAACACCGGGTACTGCGCATCCTCCCGGCAGACCGCCGGACATGATGAACGGCATAATCGACATACCGTGCAGCCCGAATGAACGAAATACACGGTCGACCATATACGAAACACGGGCCATATAACCGAGATCTTCGAGAAAAACGAGCATGGCGAACATAATCAGGATCAGCGGCGTAAACCCCATCACAGCCCCTACACCGTCAATAACCCCGGAAGTGATCATAGATTTGAGCAGACCGTTAGGCAGCAGAGAACCGATCATATCGGAAAACCATGCAAAAATGCTTTCCACCCAGCCCTGCGGCACAGCTCCGACATTGAATGTAACGTAAAACATTCCATACATGATCAAAAGCATGATCACAGGACCTAAAAATTTATGGGTCAGCACCAGATCAATCTTGTCGGAAAAATCGAAACGCAGATTGTCCTCACGGCTGATGACTCCCTGCTT is a window of Maridesulfovibrio sp. DNA encoding:
- a CDS encoding two-component system response regulator, with translation MSINYSKQTVLVVDDFPDNIAVFSKILSGEYRVKAAKNGVKALQIAFDSIPDLILLDIMMPGMDGYEVCRRLKGDPRTKNIPIIFVTAKDETEDEAKGFELGAVDYIAKPVSPSIVLARVKTHLQLYDNKRELETAVSHRTAELARTQLEIIRRLGRAAEYKDNETGMHVIRMSYYSCVIARAIGMGDAEVSLLLNATPMHDVGKIGISDEILLKPGKLTPQERKIMETHSEIGAEIIGRHDNALLKMARSVALSHHEKWDGSGYPHGLKGKDIPIESRIVAIADVFDALTSRRPYKEPWPVEKAIALIQSESGSHFDPELVSVFMDNIQEVLEIMKANSEECPVARK
- a CDS encoding DnaJ C-terminal domain-containing protein, encoding MSVKYKDYYKLLGVSRSASKDEIAKGFKKLARQYHPDLNPDNPDAEKKFKEINEAYEVLKDPEKRKMYDQFGADWEHGQNFRPPPGYENMNFGGGGGGFGGFGGAGGGDFSDFFETIFGGGGASFGGGGGFGGAQGFGGGGFHQQRPRKGESSETTLLLTLEEAYKGGPKSVTVQEKATGPGGHPMVQSKTLDVKIPAGIKEGQKIRLSGQGSPGPHDGPRGDLYLKIKIANHPHFKLEENNVILDLHLTPWEAALGAKVKLPTLDGTVEMNIPAGLGSGKKLRIKGRGLGTGAKKGDQFVRIMVQVPKAETDEMKKLWEEMAEKSDFSPRSF
- a CDS encoding chaperone modulator CbpM, with protein sequence MDISKKNEAQPPSSSKRLVITQVVEMTGLDESIVLELVSMEWVRPGTTGDGHYLFETRDLYRMTKLSRLCKDLEITPTGGSIIVDLLDRVEKLELQIEEMKKLI
- the clpB gene encoding ATP-dependent chaperone ClpB — translated: MDPNKFTQKTNDAIAAAQSLAVKHGQQQIEVEHLLLALIEQEKGIVSKILQKSSIDPADYKAAVEDEIKKLPRVSGPGAQPGQVYVTQRLNRIIVASEDIAQRMQDEFISVEHLFLAIMDEHGSTGAGKVNKSFGLTKDKVLEAMTSIRGNQRVTTDNPEATYDALKKYGRDLVEEARKGKLDPVIGRDSEIRRVIRILSRRTKNNPILIGEAGVGKTAIIEGLAQRIVKQDVPEGLKDKTVFMLDMGALIAGAKYRGEFEERLKAVLKEVQESEGQILIFIDEIHTIVGAGKTDGAMDAGNLLKPMLARGELHCIGATTTDEYRKYIEKDPALERRFQTIMVEEPTIEDTISILRGLKERFEVHHGVRISDSAIVEAAALSARYITDRQLPDKAIDLIDEAAAMIRTEIDSQPYELDKVNRQILQAEIEREALRKEDDAASRERLSKLEDSLTEMKIKQSELIEQWEKEKGSIDTVRDLKAQLEKTKIDIEEAERNLDYNRAAELKYSTLLALEKQLAEVENNIEGDEDKVAADSKRLLKEFVGPDDIAGIIARWTGIPVSRLVEGEREKLLRLEDILHDRVIGQDDAVRAVSEAVLRARAGLKDPSRPIGSFIFLGPTGVGKTELCKALAEALFDSEENIVRMDMSEYMEKHAVARLIGAPPGYIGYDEGGQLTEAIRRKPYSVVLFDEIEKAHSDVFNVLLQILDDGRITDSQGRTVDCKNTIIIMTSNLGSQLLLEGIESTGEFKSGVQEGVMNVLRGHFRPEFLNRVDETVLFKPLLENDLVQIVDLQLAGLRARLEEQKMSMEVSDKAKAFIAHASYDPIYGARPLRRYLQAHVETPLAKKIIGGELREDNAISIDAGDDGLEFKTE
- a CDS encoding transcriptional regulator — encoded protein: MQNKVLEAMKEAGKPVRPGDVAKAIGEESKDVSKAIQALKKDGKVHSPKRCYYEPL
- the feoB gene encoding ferrous iron transport protein B; this translates as MGKEYFVAVSGQPNCGKSTMFNALTGSTARVGNYPGITVDRTEGRYCTPEFCANLVDLPGTYSLTSYSMEEVVARNVIVDEKPEVVINMLDATSLERSLYLAVQFMEIGVPVVLGLNMMDEVRKKGIRIDSKKLSELMGVPVVECVARRGEGKEELMESVQKVVETTKGEWNPVNISYGHDLDPVIEEMTAIITENDFMTDRYDPHWLAVKYLEEDEIVIENGRKAGPLSARLEEEVQKVSEHIQKTLNTYPEAVLADYRYGFINSILKQGVISREDNLRFDFSDKIDLVLTHKFLGPVIMLLIMYGMFYVTFNVGAVPQGWVESIFAWFSDMIGSLLPNGLLKSMITSGVIDGVGAVMGFTPLILIMFAMLVFLEDLGYMARVSYMVDRVFRSFGLHGMSIMPFIMSGGLPGGCAVPGVMTCRTLRSPKERIATILTAPFMICGAKTTAYLMLVRAFYPDNATTVMFGLVLISWLLALCFGRLLRWTALKGESTPFVMELPPYRIPTLHGIAIHTWDRVWEYIKKAGTVILAISVLMWALMTFPQLPAERVAGYEAQRTKIVEQSASWSGSEQEIKSKLAQSLSQISYNEGEAALKHSYAGRLSEAISPVTDVAGFPWQANIAFIGAFAAKEVFVSTMSTAYSLGEEDPDGALSLSERIAADKAWTGPVIWSVFIFLMVYVPCMVTVAVIARETNWKWATFSVFGSLAFGYTLSVIIYQVGILLI